The Thiorhodovibrio litoralis genome includes a window with the following:
- the ppx gene encoding exopolyphosphatase: MEPDTQPQNQVSAPTADSPPGSAPVATPTPAPAALSANGEIAGETFAALDLGSNSFHLLIARSDGGTLKVIDRYKEMVRLGEGLTPRKDLRPEVAERALACLERIGQRLREFKPANVRVVGTNTLRQLRANSDFVERAEAALGQPIEVIAGREEARLIYLGVAHGLAIGDEKRLVIDIGGGSTELIVGHGFTPLQRESLHMGCVSMSQRFFADGRISLESMDRAELAAAIQIRPVRELFRNASWQTATGSSGTIKAIASVLAGEGWSAEGICAEGLTRLREALIDCGKVEDLKFKGLSDRRRPVFAGGVAVLRALFQNLSIDQMRVSNQALREGVIYELIGRIQHEDVRERTVATLCRRFDVDMEQALRVEQTALKLYQQVGDKWKLNRPEYCEMLGWAAHLHEIGLVVSHSQYQKHGAYLLRNADLSGFTRQEQTVLAMLVLAHRRKVPQEDFASLPESKQDCARRLCVLLRLAVLIHRGRSATTKPNPVLSADKAELSLCFPDGWLGDHPLTRLELEEESERLKQVGIHLLFC, encoded by the coding sequence ATGGAACCGGACACCCAGCCACAGAATCAGGTATCCGCGCCTACCGCTGACTCACCCCCTGGCTCAGCACCAGTCGCCACCCCAACACCCGCACCTGCAGCCCTCTCCGCCAACGGCGAGATTGCAGGCGAGACTTTCGCCGCGCTGGACCTGGGCTCGAACTCCTTTCACCTGCTGATCGCGCGCAGCGATGGCGGCACCCTCAAGGTCATCGACCGCTACAAGGAGATGGTGCGCCTGGGCGAAGGGCTGACGCCGCGCAAGGATCTGCGGCCCGAGGTGGCCGAGCGCGCACTGGCCTGTCTGGAGCGCATCGGGCAGCGCCTGCGCGAGTTCAAGCCCGCCAATGTGCGCGTGGTGGGCACCAATACCCTGCGCCAACTGCGCGCCAATTCCGACTTTGTGGAACGCGCCGAGGCCGCACTGGGCCAGCCGATCGAGGTCATCGCCGGGCGCGAGGAAGCACGCCTGATTTATCTCGGCGTTGCCCATGGTCTGGCCATCGGCGACGAAAAGCGCCTGGTGATCGACATCGGCGGCGGCAGTACCGAGCTGATCGTCGGACATGGCTTCACGCCGCTGCAGCGCGAGAGTCTGCACATGGGCTGCGTGAGCATGTCGCAACGGTTTTTTGCCGACGGGCGCATCAGCCTTGAGTCCATGGATCGCGCGGAGCTCGCTGCCGCCATTCAGATTCGCCCGGTACGCGAGCTGTTTCGCAACGCCAGCTGGCAAACCGCCACCGGTAGTTCCGGAACCATCAAGGCCATCGCCTCGGTGCTGGCGGGCGAAGGCTGGTCCGCCGAGGGCATCTGTGCCGAGGGCCTGACCCGCCTGCGCGAGGCGCTGATCGATTGCGGCAAGGTGGAGGACCTCAAATTCAAAGGGCTGAGCGACAGACGCCGGCCCGTTTTTGCCGGCGGCGTGGCCGTGCTGCGGGCGCTCTTTCAGAACCTGTCTATCGACCAGATGCGGGTCTCCAACCAGGCGCTGCGCGAGGGCGTGATCTACGAGCTGATCGGCCGCATCCAGCACGAGGATGTGCGGGAGCGCACCGTCGCCACCCTGTGCCGGCGCTTCGATGTCGACATGGAGCAGGCTCTGCGGGTCGAGCAAACCGCCTTGAAGCTCTACCAGCAGGTTGGCGACAAATGGAAGCTCAACCGACCGGAATATTGCGAAATGCTCGGCTGGGCCGCGCATCTGCACGAGATAGGCCTGGTCGTCTCCCACAGTCAGTACCAAAAACACGGCGCCTACCTGCTGCGCAATGCCGACCTGTCCGGCTTTACCCGCCAGGAGCAGACGGTGCTGGCCATGCTAGTACTGGCCCATCGGCGCAAAGTCCCGCAGGAAGACTTTGCCAGCCTGCCCGAAAGCAAACAGGACTGCGCGCGCCGACTCTGCGTGCTGCTGCGCCTGGCAGTGCTCATCCACCGCGGCCGCTCAGCCACAACCAAACCCAACCCAGTGCTAAGCGCCGACAAGGCCGAACTGTCGCTCTGCTTCCCTGACGGCTGGCTAGGCGACCATCCGCTAACTCGCCTGGAGCTTGAGGAAGAATCAGAACGCCTGAAACAAGTCGGCATTCACCTCCTGTTCTGCTGA
- a CDS encoding mechanosensitive ion channel domain-containing protein — MQATCGGHKPARRPDGQITRRPGWPLVVIGLVLLCWLPGLASAQDPASPSATRLFTLDNDPESQSQLQPALTPELINSKIQEVEATSTIGEAATARLTELYRKALSNLEEIKVHEAQAQTYILALENAPAETQALQERRAELTQAASASTEAGKDTDPSALPADTTLEQVEQQLAQELAEIAATETIVAELNKVVETNAQEPSRARKRLTEANEALGLVNTELAAFTGVGLTPLEAQAQRWVLETRRANLRAELLMLDQQILSAGGRTERNLARLALAEEKLEQLRARRAQLENQADRMRRLEAERVATEIEAEQQSLAGAHPLVRELALENTDFSTSLGEVTVRLDRFDETQAQVKNNRNRVEEDYRSARHRLEATGLSRALGQSLVTQFYNLPDPRSLHAQSSDYADEIAETNLNLVRYRDLMRHDNALSARVQEAMASAASAERSQLRRDLDEQLKRREELLRKLIATEESYLRGLTELDDDTQALIRVTQEYRDFLGQRLLWVRSVVPVTEQSFAALPQALAWLVAPDNWEPLPDMLLQEFKSSPLMWLGVATFLLLIWNGPALRRRIRRDGEPLRRVGSDRFHYTLDALLMTLLLALPWPLLLALISRSLEVAATATPFSKAIGAGLGGVGAGLYYLRAFHQICLRGGLADRHFRWSTTTLQLIRRNFTWATVVLPPLGLVAATFVLHPDPSFSGTLGRLSMLALILVFTAFTVRLTNSRNGVFADQLRAHPESWFSRLRYLWYGALVAVPLFLAGLTLTGYLYTAAILIEAMISELWMILALVVVHQIIVRWLIVTRRGLALKAALEQHATHETDANQQASDTTSDKAPDNPVDLAALDEQTRQLINSMIVIAGALGLWLIWSKVLPALTILDQVTLWSYSTTVDGAETLVPVTLADAGMLMLIVAAAAVAARNLPALFEIILLRHTEISPGMRYTITTLTGYGITGFGVLLVFGTLGLSWSQVQWLIAALSVGIGFGLQEIVANFISGLIILFERPIRVGDVVTVGETTGKVTRIQIRATTIRNWDKQELLVPNKEFITSRLLNWSLTDTINRMAIVVGAEYGCDTRKALALLAEAAAENPLVLEDPAPVITFEGFGDNSLTLVLRYYLGALDNRLSVTSELHQAIDDKFRAAGIGIAFPQRDLHLHASAPIPVSVQPATRETGSGPASGHPPASAM; from the coding sequence ATGCAGGCCACTTGCGGAGGGCATAAACCGGCCCGGCGACCGGACGGACAGATCACGCGGCGACCAGGCTGGCCGCTCGTTGTCATCGGGCTGGTTCTCCTATGCTGGCTACCCGGACTTGCCAGTGCACAAGATCCCGCCTCGCCCAGTGCGACGCGGCTCTTTACTCTCGACAACGACCCCGAATCCCAGTCCCAGCTGCAGCCTGCCCTGACCCCGGAGCTGATCAACAGCAAGATTCAGGAGGTCGAAGCCACCAGCACCATCGGCGAGGCCGCGACCGCGCGTCTGACCGAGCTCTACCGCAAGGCGCTGAGCAACCTGGAGGAGATCAAAGTCCACGAGGCCCAGGCGCAGACCTATATCCTCGCTCTGGAGAACGCGCCGGCCGAGACCCAGGCGCTGCAAGAGCGCCGCGCGGAACTGACCCAAGCCGCCTCAGCAAGCACAGAGGCGGGCAAGGACACCGACCCCAGCGCCCTGCCCGCCGACACCACGCTCGAACAAGTCGAGCAGCAGCTCGCCCAAGAACTGGCCGAGATCGCCGCCACCGAAACCATTGTCGCCGAGCTCAACAAAGTGGTCGAAACCAACGCCCAAGAGCCCAGCCGCGCGCGCAAGCGCCTGACGGAGGCCAACGAGGCGCTGGGTCTGGTCAACACCGAGCTAGCCGCTTTCACCGGCGTCGGTCTGACTCCGCTTGAAGCGCAGGCACAGCGCTGGGTGCTCGAGACCCGGCGCGCCAATTTGCGCGCGGAGCTGCTGATGCTTGACCAGCAGATTTTGAGCGCCGGCGGGCGCACTGAGCGCAACCTCGCGCGACTCGCGCTGGCCGAGGAGAAGCTCGAGCAACTGCGCGCCCGGCGCGCGCAGCTGGAAAATCAGGCCGACCGCATGCGCCGGCTCGAAGCCGAGCGGGTGGCCACCGAGATTGAGGCGGAGCAACAGAGCCTCGCCGGCGCACATCCGCTGGTGCGCGAGCTGGCGTTGGAGAACACTGATTTCAGCACATCGCTCGGCGAGGTGACCGTGCGGCTCGACCGCTTCGACGAAACCCAGGCACAGGTTAAGAACAACCGCAACCGCGTCGAAGAAGACTACCGCAGCGCCCGTCATCGACTTGAAGCCACCGGACTCAGCCGCGCCCTCGGACAAAGTCTCGTCACCCAGTTCTATAACCTGCCGGACCCACGCAGCCTGCACGCCCAGAGCTCCGACTACGCCGATGAGATTGCCGAAACCAATCTCAACCTGGTGCGCTACCGCGACTTGATGCGCCACGACAACGCCCTGAGCGCGCGCGTGCAGGAAGCCATGGCCAGCGCCGCGTCTGCGGAGCGGTCCCAACTTCGCCGCGATCTCGACGAGCAACTCAAGCGCCGCGAAGAGCTCCTGCGAAAACTGATCGCCACCGAAGAGAGCTATCTGCGCGGGCTCACCGAGCTCGACGACGACACCCAGGCACTGATCCGGGTCACACAGGAATACCGCGACTTTCTCGGCCAACGCCTGCTGTGGGTGCGCAGCGTGGTGCCGGTGACCGAGCAATCCTTCGCCGCCCTGCCCCAGGCGCTCGCCTGGCTGGTCGCCCCGGACAATTGGGAACCATTGCCCGACATGCTATTGCAGGAGTTCAAAAGCTCCCCGCTGATGTGGCTTGGCGTGGCCACATTTCTGCTGCTGATCTGGAATGGTCCGGCGCTGAGAAGGCGCATTCGCCGCGATGGCGAACCGCTCAGGCGGGTTGGCAGTGACAGGTTTCACTACACCCTCGATGCCTTGCTGATGACCCTGCTGCTGGCCCTGCCCTGGCCGCTGCTGCTCGCGCTGATCAGCCGATCGCTGGAAGTCGCGGCCACGGCCACGCCATTCAGCAAGGCCATCGGTGCGGGATTGGGCGGCGTCGGTGCCGGGCTCTACTATCTGCGTGCCTTTCACCAAATCTGTTTGCGCGGCGGCCTGGCTGACCGACACTTCCGCTGGAGCACCACCACTCTACAGCTGATCCGGCGCAACTTCACCTGGGCCACGGTGGTGCTGCCGCCTCTTGGCCTGGTGGCCGCCACCTTCGTGCTGCATCCCGACCCAAGCTTTAGCGGCACTCTCGGGCGACTGTCCATGCTGGCGCTGATTCTCGTCTTCACCGCCTTCACCGTGCGCCTGACCAACTCACGCAACGGCGTCTTTGCCGACCAGCTGCGCGCCCACCCAGAGAGCTGGTTCAGCCGTCTGCGCTACCTGTGGTACGGAGCGCTGGTCGCGGTACCGCTGTTTCTTGCCGGCCTGACCCTGACCGGTTACCTCTACACCGCCGCAATTCTGATCGAAGCAATGATCAGCGAGCTGTGGATGATTCTCGCCCTAGTGGTCGTGCACCAGATCATCGTGCGGTGGCTGATCGTCACCCGCCGCGGCCTGGCACTCAAGGCGGCACTGGAGCAACACGCAACCCACGAGACAGACGCGAACCAACAGGCGAGTGACACCACCAGTGACAAAGCGCCGGACAATCCTGTCGACCTTGCCGCGCTCGACGAACAAACCCGGCAACTGATCAACAGCATGATCGTCATTGCCGGGGCCCTTGGGCTGTGGCTGATTTGGTCCAAGGTGCTGCCCGCCTTGACCATTCTCGACCAAGTGACTCTGTGGAGTTACAGCACCACAGTCGATGGTGCCGAGACCCTGGTCCCGGTCACCCTGGCTGATGCCGGCATGCTGATGCTGATCGTTGCCGCCGCCGCAGTCGCCGCGCGCAACCTGCCCGCGCTGTTTGAGATCATTCTGCTGCGCCATACCGAGATCAGCCCCGGCATGCGCTACACGATCACGACCTTGACCGGCTACGGCATCACCGGCTTCGGCGTCTTGCTGGTGTTTGGCACCCTCGGGCTCTCTTGGTCGCAAGTGCAATGGCTGATTGCCGCGCTCAGTGTCGGTATCGGCTTTGGGCTGCAGGAGATCGTCGCGAACTTCATCAGCGGTTTGATCATCCTATTCGAACGCCCGATCCGCGTCGGCGATGTGGTCACAGTCGGCGAGACCACCGGAAAGGTCACCCGCATCCAGATCCGCGCGACCACCATCCGCAACTGGGACAAACAAGAACTGCTGGTACCGAACAAGGAATTCATTACCAGCCGACTGCTCAACTGGAGCCTGACCGATACCATCAACCGCATGGCTATCGTGGTCGGTGCCGAATATGGCTGCGACACCCGCAAGGCCCTGGCTCTGCTCGCCGAGGCCGCCGCCGAAAACCCACTGGTACTCGAAGACCCGGCACCCGTTATCACCTTCGAGGGCTTCGGCGACAATTCTCTCACCCTGGTGCTGCGCTATTATCTTGGCGCACTCGACAACCGGCTGTCGGTCACCTCGGAGTTGCACCAGGCCATCGATGACAAATTCCGCGCCGCCGGCATCGGCATCGCCTTCCCGCAGCGCGATCTTCACCTGCACGCGAGCGCGCCGATTCCGGTTTCCGTGCAGCCAGCGACGCGCGAGACTGGCTCGGGACCGGCATCGGGGCACCCGCCGGCCAGCGCGATGTGA
- the zwf gene encoding glucose-6-phosphate dehydrogenase, whose protein sequence is MSLTHTDFMQAPPATPNVMIIFGAGGDLTRRKLVPALYHLCAAGLLPDSFAMLGLDRLELDDERFRERIGEKMAESVGSGFSQDVWERLRGRLHYMQIDMLKGEDYEHLCERLTRIDAERETEGNYLFYMAVPPSLFGPITDRLGEVGLLHESDGDWRRLIIEKPFGRDLESAVALNDALHRNMDEEQIYRIDHYLGKETVQNIMVFRFANGFIEPLWNRHHIDHVQITVAESVGVEHRGAYYEEAGALRDMIPNHLLVLLGFLAMDPPNSFEAEAVREEINKVLDAITPLTPEQVLTHAVRGQYGPGTLVSGEQVAPYRNSPDVDPQSRTETFVALKLTMDNWRWAGVPFYLRTGKRLAGQYTEVAIQFKRAPTMMFQDTDVEQLEPDMLVLRIQPNEGIQMSFGAKIPGPRMQVGTVNMNFSYEDYFGNKPATGYETLIYDCMNGDATLFKHADTVEKGWEIVQSVMDVWHALPPRDFPNYAAGSWGPCAAGELLRRDGRRWRRIEAIGETDTDCAGRRS, encoded by the coding sequence ATGTCCCTGACGCATACCGACTTCATGCAGGCACCGCCTGCTACGCCGAATGTGATGATCATTTTCGGTGCCGGCGGTGATCTGACCCGGCGCAAACTGGTGCCGGCGCTCTACCACCTGTGCGCGGCCGGCCTGCTGCCGGACAGCTTCGCGATGTTGGGGCTCGACCGCCTGGAGCTCGATGACGAGCGCTTTCGCGAGCGCATCGGCGAGAAGATGGCCGAGAGCGTCGGGTCAGGGTTCTCTCAGGATGTGTGGGAGCGGCTGCGCGGGCGGCTGCACTACATGCAAATTGACATGCTCAAGGGCGAGGATTATGAGCACCTGTGCGAGCGCCTGACCCGCATCGACGCCGAGCGCGAGACCGAGGGCAATTACCTGTTCTACATGGCCGTGCCGCCGAGCCTGTTCGGCCCCATCACCGATCGCTTAGGCGAAGTCGGCCTGCTGCACGAGAGCGACGGTGACTGGCGCCGGTTGATTATCGAAAAACCCTTCGGCCGCGATCTGGAATCCGCCGTCGCGCTGAACGACGCCCTGCACCGCAACATGGACGAGGAGCAGATCTACCGCATCGATCACTACCTGGGCAAAGAAACCGTCCAGAACATCATGGTGTTCCGCTTCGCCAACGGCTTTATCGAGCCGCTCTGGAACCGCCATCACATCGACCATGTCCAGATCACGGTGGCCGAGTCGGTCGGGGTCGAGCACCGCGGCGCCTACTATGAAGAAGCCGGCGCCCTGCGCGACATGATCCCCAATCACCTGTTAGTGCTGCTCGGCTTTCTTGCCATGGACCCACCGAATTCCTTCGAGGCCGAGGCTGTGCGCGAGGAAATCAACAAGGTGCTCGACGCCATCACGCCGCTGACGCCCGAGCAGGTGCTCACCCATGCCGTGCGCGGGCAGTATGGCCCTGGCACACTCGTCAGTGGTGAACAGGTGGCACCCTATCGCAACTCCCCCGATGTCGACCCGCAATCGCGCACCGAAACCTTCGTCGCGCTCAAGCTCACCATGGACAACTGGCGCTGGGCTGGCGTGCCCTTTTACCTGCGCACCGGCAAGCGCCTGGCTGGGCAATACACCGAGGTGGCGATTCAGTTCAAACGCGCACCGACCATGATGTTCCAGGACACCGATGTCGAACAGCTCGAGCCCGACATGCTGGTGCTGCGCATCCAGCCGAACGAAGGCATTCAGATGAGCTTCGGCGCCAAGATCCCCGGCCCCAGGATGCAGGTCGGCACTGTGAACATGAACTTCTCCTACGAAGACTACTTCGGCAACAAGCCAGCCACCGGCTATGAAACGCTCATCTACGACTGCATGAACGGCGATGCGACCCTGTTCAAGCACGCCGACACAGTCGAGAAGGGCTGGGAGATCGTCCAGTCGGTGATGGACGTCTGGCACGCGCTGCCACCGCGCGACTTCCCCAACTACGCAGCCGGCAGCTGGGGCCCCTGTGCCGCCGGCGAACTGCTGCGCCGCGACGGGCGCCGCTGGCGGCGCATCGAGGCCATCGGCGAGACCGACACCGACTGCGCCGGCCGCCGCAGCTGA